TGCATTATGTACGGATAGACATGTTAAGCATTTGTTAGAGATGCATGCTGTTTACTCAcataatgaaatgtattttggtcAGCTGACATGGGAGTACTGCATGTTCTCAAGTTGCATCTGTTACCTATGAAAATTGGATGTTTAGAACCACAAAGTCCGGCTTAGGTGCCTATtttcaatttattaaaaaaagtttgagactCTTAgaaattaagacattttaaggacattgatattcaaatatattcttcatttttatatGCTTAAGATAACAATGGGTAGACGCTCCTGCAACATGTAGCTGTCTCTTGATGATGGGTAATTGAGTCATTTAAGAGTTGGTTGATGAACAGATCTGATAAAATCACATTGGGGAGGTGGGTTGTAAACTTTTTAGCTGAAGTGTTTCTGTACttctaaataaaacaacaacaacaatgcactCATGTTATATATCTGCCCTCAGGAGCCGAGGACGATGAATGGGACGATGAATGGGATGACGTGAAGTCTACTGGAGGTTACGCCGAGTCAGAATCTGGAGATGGCGGAGcgatgcagagaggaggagctcaTGCATCGACCATGAAAATATCCCTCAACAAGTAGGTATTTTATAAGAAGTTGGCAGGAAACATAATAATCTTCTTCGAAAATGTAAGCTGCAGGACGGTTGTCATGTCATtgtctaaccctaacccttgtttaaaaaaagagggggtAAATCaaaagggatggatggatttccTTCTTCAAAGACCATCGGTTTGAATCTTATTTTGTTCAGATTCACGCTTACTGACAAGAAGTCTTCTTCCTCCCTGTGTTTGCCGTTGCGTTGTTGCATCTCTTGCTGTGTTGCCATCACTTGTAGATCAGTTTTAACATTGTGAAATTGTTTGCAGGAGAGTGTGTTGCATCAGCTTTGTATATGATCGACAACCAGTCATGAACACACTGCTGCATAGATTTACAAGAGTTGAAAAAAACGTCTTAGCCACAGGGAGCTGCCCTCGCTACTTAATGAAAGATTGAACGAGTGTGCATCACTTATCacgtttttgtctttctttgagcAGGTTTCCTGGGTTTTCCAAGTCCGGTCCAGAGCTCTACCTCCTGTGCAAGCAGCTCGCCAAGAGCAAAGAAAAGTTACCGATCTATGTAGGTGATTTCCAAACATCCTAACGATTTTTGACAGCTGTGTTTACTTGTTATAGCACTAGTTTCACCTGCCCGACTGAAAATATGATGATCATAGCACATAAATTAATGATGAGCCCACGTACAGGTAGATCCAGGTACTCTTTATATGATTGCAGTTATTGGTGTTAAACTCTCTACAGTATATTAAATCGTTTTACAGTATGGTTGGACATGGTTCCATCTCTTTGGATCGTTCCGATTCCATAAACTGCTGAGTGGCAGATTTTGAAACCTTTATGTGTTTTGTTCAGATTGGAGAAGTTGGTCCCGTGTGGTCTTACCCTGAAGGTCAACTCGACTGCGTGGTCGCTGATCCCAAGAAAGGCTCAAAGATGTACGGCCTCAAGAGCTACATCGAGTACCAAATCACACCCAACGTGAGTATCCAGTAGTTCATTTAGCCGTCAGTAGTTTAAGTCTGGGATTGAACTATGCTGAAACTTGATAACTGCAATGAcgtcatctttaaaaaaaaaaaaaaatcataacatCCAAACCTTGTTGACCCTTGTTTTTTCATGTGTCTGTTAGAGATAAAAAGCCCTGTctgaattgtgttttgtttattgaagTTGATATGCTCAATAAGGTTATGATAATGTATTAAAGGATTTGCCCTATTTCTTCTGACTCACATTTTCTGTAACTCCTTGCTATTGTTTTGCAGACCACAAAtcgacctgtcaatcacaggtacaAGCACTTTGATTGGTTGTATGAGAGGCTCCTAGACAAATTTGGGTCAGCCATCCCCATTCCCTCTTTACCAGACAAGCAGGTGACAGGTAAGCGCCAGGTTGCACAAAATGtatgatacaaaaaaagataaagattgCTCACATCGACATTGCATTTTCTTTGTACCCTCCCCTCTGTTCAGGACGGTTTGAGGAAGAGTTTATTAAGATGCGTATGGAGCGTTTGCAGGGCTGGATGACCAGGATGTGCAGGCATCCGATTGTTTCCAGCAGTGAAGTATTCCAGACTTTCCTCACCTACAAGGATGAAAAGGTGTGTGAGTCCTCCTCCAATTCCTCTCCCCTTTTTGAAGGTTTTGAATACACTGTGCTTTGGAAAAATGTATGCAAGGACTGAAAGCTCCTGCttatattattaaaatgtaatatttgatGATGTGTAGATCTTACTTGGGCTCAAGCAGCTGTGTCAAGTCACTAAAGTCCAGACCTTATTCAAATATATAACTTCTTGGTGCAGGACTGGAAGACGGgaaagagaaaagcagaaaaagacgaaacagtcGGAGTCATGATTTTCTGCACGATAGAACCTGAAGGTCAAGACCTGGATCCTGTGGAAGTGTGAGTGTGAAGCAAATATACTCAAGTACAAGAAACACTTGGCTACAAAAGGACCTACCTGGCACCTCCTGActgtttgtaaaatgtgtcCACAGGGAACAGAAATGCGAGCAGTTCAGCAGGTTTACCAAAGCCATGGATGACGGAGTGAAGGAGATCCTCACTGTTGGCAACGAGCACTGGAAGAGATGCACAGGCCGTAAGTAAACACAGCACTGAGgctaaataaatgatttactaCACAAAGAGGACTCCCCTTTACTTTGTGCTGTAATTATTGTTTATATAATACAGTGGTTCATTGTGTTGAGCGTCATCTGAAGGAACTTTTCATTCACACTGCAGCTTTTTATTAatgttgcttctttttcttttttttttatctccacagCTTTGCCAAAAGAGTACCAGCGAATCGGAAAGGCCTTCCAAAACCTGTCATCTGTTTTCACCAGCAGTGGATACCAAGGTACACCAACATGTTTAAGTTTCATGCTAATTGGCTTTTTACTTGGTACCACCTTCAAAATGCAGTTGCTGTCATTTTTTACGTGCAAAATCTGTCAGGAAACAAATTGGCAAACAGAAAGCTATTGAGAAACACGGCCGTGACACAATTGAAACCCTTTGCTCGTGTAGGTGAGTCAACCCTGACTGATGCCATGACAGCAGCCGGAAAGACCTATGAAGAGATAGCTCAGATGGTGGCAGAGCAGGTAGGCACTTTGCATGTTATTACCTATTTTATTATCATTGACCTAAACTTCTACAAAGATCCTGTTCGGGGGTTTTGAACACCTGCACTCGTTTCCCCTCATAAACACAGCAAaggagctgattttttttacgtGTTCACTCTGAATAATCACAACATCAGACAGTATGTGAACATTTCCTGCTTACGTCAGTGTGTACATCCGTGATGTGGTGTTTCAGTGACCCTTGTAACCAAGCATCCTGTGTGTGAAGTCTGTATCAGTATCAGGAAAAAGCCACAGGGAAACTTATCTCGTGTATTTCCAAGTGTGGCTTGTCTTGATGAGTCTGATCAGTGTGGCGTTGCAATGCTCAAATCAAACCtaggcattttttttcttgatgttCCAGCAGCTTCCAGGAGGATGATTCATCTGGTAAGCTTGTGCTGCTCCAGACACCTTCTCTCCTGTGGACATTAGCTTGAGTTTAGCCTCACCTGTGATTGCAGTGTGTATTCATCCCCAGAGGCTGCATACAGCTTTCTCTTGTTAACTGAATGTTAAGGGACAATTGTAGgtgttttatataaatataaccaGATGTATGTACTGCAGAATGTACATACAACATGCTATATGCAGAAACACCGTCTGCTGGAGGCTCCTGTGGTTAAATGGTTATCTACACTATTTTGAACTTGTAACCccctgttcttgtttttaaaaaaaggtctttTGTGTTCCTGAACTCTTTTCCTGTgtgatgtttcctgttttggaTCCATCTGTGTTCCAAGTTTAGGtaacatttatctttttattgactttgtccatctgttttgtttttttttttagcccaaGAAAGACCTCCACTTCCTCATGGAGACTAACAATGAATATAAGGGTCTTCTGGGATGCTTCCCAGACACCATTGGAGTTCATAAGGTACACAGGAAAATAGTTACTCAaaggtttgataaaaaaaatgatataatgGGATGTCTCATTTATATacccttaacccccccccccctccatacTGAAGTTGAAGATTCACCCACTTACTAAGTTCAGTTTTAGACTTCATTATCATTAGTTAAGTGCTAAGCTTACACATCGCCTTGTtgataacatgaaaaataatattcaacatcgatgttaattatttttagttacagtaaacaacaataaacactgTACCTCATTCTACAAAACATGTTGGTTAACTCTTGTGAATATCTTCTTTACACttaatattataattatatCCACATTTCAACAGACACAACTATTACCAGTATGTACGGCAGTAGTGTTACTGCTAATGATGCTACAGGGATTTCCTGATGTTTTGGTTGATTTTAATTGGATTGCACTGCTGCCAATTAAAGGCTTTAGTGACATTCTCAAAGTGTAAAATGCAACTTAATGCAATAAATCACCGAAAGCAGAGTTTAAATACTTGCTACTTGGTAGGAacttaaaacacaaatgtatgcTGTGTCTGAATTCCATTTCAATGTGCTGTTATGTACACTAACAGTATGTAACGGTATGTGAGTGTTAAGAGTGTGGAGGCTGAAAGGCTGTTCTGACTTTGTCAAGAAGAGGCAAGATGTTTTGAACATGTGTGACTTCTGTTGTTAAGATGTCAGGTTTTTACATTCTGCAGGCAGCCATAGACAAGGTGAAAGAGGGCGACAAGCTGGTAGCTACGAGTAAAATTACCGCTCAGGAGAAAGTCACCATGGCTAAACGAGTCAGCACCATGTCTTACACATTACAAGGTAAAACACTCACTTAGAAATATGGAAGTGATTGTGTTCATGATAACACCATATCTGATTCAGACAGCTTCCCCTCTGGTTTCCCACAGCTGAGATGAACCACTTCCATAGCAACCGTATCTATGACTACAACAGGGTCATGCAGTTGTACCTGGAGGAGCAAGTCAAGTTTTATGAGACGGTAAAGACTTTTTCTCCACCATCTATCAGAGTTAACTGAAATCTGTAACAATCAGTCTGTTATGTAACGTGGTGAGCTCCATTGTGCTTTCAGATATTACATGACCACCTGCTGCTTTTGTTataatgcatgtttttcttcttcttaactCGACAGATCGCTGAAAAACTGAGACAAGCACACGGTCAGTTCACTACGATGTGAAAGCAGCTGCCTTCAGTCTCCACTACAAGAcaagaagagtaaaaaaaagaaagacagctCTACATCcaaaagatttttgcttttcTGCATTCTGCTCCCtccctttaaattaaatttcacttctccttttctctcatACGTACCTCATCTCTTCCTCTACTGCCCTTGTTATCTGTTGCTCTCAGATGTTTATGGACAGCAGAAGAGCATgtgcagcagctgaaacaagaAGGGCCAGCAATGATAAAAGAGCAAGACACAATATTAACCAACCCTCTTTCTTCTGCCCAATACCTGCAGCTTGAGATGAAGGAAGTAAACATCTAAATCACAGTGTATGGATGTGAGTCAAACCCAGAGTTCTTTAATGTGTTGCAAACACTTAATGCAAATATGCACACTCTTGCATTATATCTAAGCAATATTGGCAGGTTATGATCTTTATGTTAAAACGAAAGTAAAGGAGAGGATTTACACATcatgcaaaacacacagacaccaaaaaCCAAAGCCATGCTCTCCTCGAGCACAGGGGAGGATTTCCAGATGCagcattgacaaaaaaaacaagggctCTCTCAAGAGTCTTTTCGTGAACTAATTTTATTCCCGTTTGGGTTATTTTTGTCTCCAAGTAAGTATCATTAACATTTTAGACCCCAAACATCTTCAGTAAGTGCTCTTTTAATTCTTGCAACAGTGTGTATCCTCTGTATGTAAACTGCTGGCAGTCCTTAgccccctcttttcttttctgcactTCTTCAAAAGCTAACAGGAAGCACCACCCTTTCCTTGTCTTGCACGCGTGCCTTATCCCTTTGAGGGAAAAATTTGAAATCATTGACTTGGTTTTTTGCCATCCCCAGCCTGTGTACCGTGACACTGTAGTTTACATTTcagaagagaagacaaaaaatgtCGGATACTCAAAGCTGGGGCTATTTCATTACCAAACATGATTTCTGTCCTGCCGGTTCTCCTGAAGaatatttgtccttttttttacaaccagaTGTTGTTCTATATGAAGGCGTAGTATCAATGTTTAATGTAAGAATTTATACTATAAGGAGAGTTTAGGGTGGAGACATGGATTATGTCACGTATGCAGTTTAACTTTCGCTTTTCACTGCCCACTTTTCAATCAGTCTCTAATCTTCTACACCCTTTGTTTTCTTATCACTTgaagtatgaaaaaaatatacatttatatatatattctatatgAGCTATCAGGTGCTTCTTGTCACTCAGATACTATTTTATGTATAGAAGTATTTGCAATACAGTGTAACTCAAAGAGGAGCAAAatttctgtttgatttattaAACAATGATTTGTACTCATCTGggactttatttatctctttgtgtgagtgtgtgtgaaagcaacCACTTCTTCTAAGCTTGCAGGCTCAGAgtgtacaacaacaacacactactactctctctctctctctgactgcgCTCACAGTAAAGCCCTTATTCACTTCGGCAGGCTCTCTGCGTAGAGATGGATAGGAATGAGAATGAGTCGGCAGGCTGTGCGAATGGTcaaagagtgtgtttgtggaggaAGTGAAAGAGCTCTTTTACCTCACGTTCCAGCTCGCGCTCCAATTAGGTGCATCTGGATGTGTCAGCCACATAAAGTAGCCAGTCAGGAAGACCTTACACCCCAGACGACACATGCGTTAtctttttagttattttagAGTGTTTGATCACTGCCGTATTTAGAGCATTATTTAGGATCATTAAAGTGATCTTTTGCAGTTAATAACAGCCTTTTACTCTGCCTTAAATACCTTGTAAaacatcagggttttttttttcattattaggTTGTGTTCTAGTGTAAAGATATCTGAGTATACATCTGCaacttttttctctcatttttgcCCTATAGACTTCACCTCTTCCCAACACATGCCTGCTATATCCACACTGACCTGCCAATGGGCTGAAGGTCTTTGGTAACCCAAGCGTTAAGTCATTTGAATCTGAGCATCACTTTCTGGATGCCACAGATAAACAAAGGCGTTTTCTTTATAAGAATTATCAAGTTGTTTCTTCATGTCAGTCAGAAATTTCCTTTCACTTGagatgcttctttttttataaaaaatgataTTCTTTGAGCCATGTTTTGCACATATACTGGATTTTTATTGTACAGATCACAGAGTGTATGCATGTATACACAGTCCACTGTGCCTGACTCTGTTAGACACTAATCAAATCAAAGGGTCAAGGACTCTGggttatatatttatatgaattTTCTGAATATTCTCATGTCCTCACTGTTTGAGTAACAATATTAAAATCTCCttaattcaaaaatatatttcataacACATTAAATTCTTACTTGGCTGAAATTCAAAATAATAGAATAATGAATATTCAATAAGCATGCAACGCTTGCAGAGCATAAAATATGTAGGCGGTAAAATTCCATGATGTGCCTGGAAAACTGTAAGTCCTTCAACACATCATACACACATCCCTTTCCTTTGGCTGGGTTTCTAAAAGTGCATCCGACGTCATGTATCAAACTAAACGTACAAAATACAAGTAGAAAATAAAGAACTCACTTCCCTTGACTGACAGAAAAATATATCtatttataaagtgttttttccCAAAAATATGTAGCTGAAATATGACTCAGCAGTTTTAAAAAGATCAAGTATGTCATTCATAATTACAGCTGGAGTTGTTGCTCTTGTTTACAAAATTGACATTCACTTCCTCTGCAATTGAAAGGATGAGTGGGTGTCATCATCGCCTCAATGTCACCGTGAGATTGCCCTTGTGAGTCCCTATCGCCTGTCTGGTTCATGCAGGAGGTCAGGGTGACAAACGGCTTCGGAAGCTGCGTGGCCGGATCATCATGCTGACTTTGCGAAGGGAGTAATAATCCGAGTCTTTCCAGGAGTACCAAACGATCCCATCAGGACCCAGCGGCCCCCGGCTTCTCGGTGTGTAATGGCCTCCCTGCAGGATGAGGGAGTTGTAAACACTCtctctgactttttaaaagaataatgtGAAGGGATTTATCTGTTAGCACTCACTCTGTAGTAGACGCCATTAAGGTTGGCATAGAAGCACTGGTTGTACCACCAGCCGCCATGGGAGATTTCAGCACAGATGTTCCCACTGTCAGGCGTGCTGAAGCCCTGCTTATCATGGTACCAGCTAAAAGAGTCCTGGGCTGTCCCACTGAATCCTGTCACATGGAGACGGTACTGATGCTCTTCATCCtccacactgaacacacataaagaagaagagttgGAAACAATATTCTAGAGATACAGATGgttgtgcatgtgtttctgaCACCGACCTGAAGCTCTGGTAGACGGCATGTTTGTGCTTGTTGCTCCAGTCTTCCAGGTCGATGCGGAGGGTGTATTCTCCCTGGGTGCTCAGTTCGTGTATGTGGTCGTTACCCAACCAGAACTCTGACTGCAGGTCACCAAAGCCGTCCCTGTAATCCCTCCAGCTGCGGTCAAAGCTCACTGAGCCGTCCAGGCGCCGCTGGATTACAGTCCAGCCACCCCCTGCAACAAAAAGAAGGCATTGCACCTTAAGGGTGAGCCTATGTAATGTCATATAGGTTATGATACTTGAAACACATAGTATCATATTGTAAAGAATGGTCCTATTCTGTTGGATCCTAACATATAATTGCCTcatatataaacatattttaccATTCAGTATTGTTCAGGATCGTTTCCTATCATTAAGTTATGTATCTGATCACACAGTTATGTAGGTCTGTATGATAAAGTACAGTGTCCCATCGTGTGGTTTATTGGACAGTGTTGTATAGTAACATGATCTTAAAGTGTCATATCATATATCCcctatattgtgttttttcattcattagtgtgtgctttttttatAGAATTATATCAATTCTAATTGTATACCATATGGTATTGGATCCTTTTATATAGATTTTCTTTCTATAATGTTGTTTCCTATCAAATAGTATCATGTTGGACAGGTTtgtatacattattgtatgttACATGATAGGGTATCCTATCTTATAGTGCCTATCTTACCAAATTAAATTACTTACTTTAAATTCAACTTGCCACTAAATATGTCTCAATGTCCTGTATAATTTTTAGTGTATAGTTAAGATTTTAATTAGTTTATAGTTTACTGAATTATTACTTACAATAGTTGTAAACAgtacatttatctttatttttatttgattcctatatattcttattttatttgtactcatatgcatgctcttcttcttgtcttttactgctgcaaaACTTGAATgtccccactggggatcaagtattatcttatcttatattgCATTGTTTCATGCAGTATAATATCAGTTGTTCAGTATAATTTTCTTTGagttgtcattgttttttttataattcttcctactgtattgtattgttttgttttacacacagacatagaggtTTCATTATTGTATCGTATTGGATCAGATGATATCGTTTCCATTTGGCCAAGGCAGAATTCAGGGACACTGCACGGCACACCTGCAGAGTTTAATAACATGAAACTTGATTGAATTTTGGCCAACACGTTGGCTCTAGCTTTGGAAAATCCTGCCAAAATTCAATCAGTGCTTAACCAACGTTCTACCATGTGACTCACCCTCTGTGTCCATATCACAGTAGACCTCCACAGGCATGCCTGCGAGTGATGGCACCACTGTGTAAAGACCTGACCTCCTCACTCCATTGTAGTAGATGGAAGCACAGTCAATGGGACAGTTCCTAACATGATGAAGCTCTGAAGGAAGGAAACGTGAGACATGAATGAGTAGGAGGAACCTTGAGCTTGGTGCCCTCTGCTGGGTGATTGTAGTATTtgatgtgcatgtgtctgtgagCATACCTGGGTGTGATGCTTCTTGAGTATTCATCAGAGAGTTGGGTCGGACGATGTTGACCATGCAACCAGGGCTTCTTTTCACTCTGTCCACCATGAGTGTCAGATTTTGGAGCTCGCTCTAAAGTAAAATGAAGGGAAGTTATTGAATACCAACCAGTGCAcatacattttcatgtttttattccttcATAATTCCTTAACAGCTAGCAACAACGTTATTTACTCTCAGGTTTACGTTGCTGTAGAAAAAAATCCTCTGTGAAATAAAATTGTTGTAACACTGTTACTTGCctaaaagaaaaagtgtcaCAGTGTTTCTTACCTGGAGGTCTAGGATCAAAGTGCCCTGTAGATGCAGCAGGGTGGTTGCTTCAACATAGTGAATCTCCAGCTCATGAAAACGCTGCTCCAAAGAAATATTCAAGTGGTTCCTCTCTTCACTCTGTCCCAGACATGTAAGTACCCAATCACACAAgcacagacaaaaaagaaaaacaatgtgagatctgttttttcttcttacttttttttttttacatcacttaATACATTGGCCAAAATGTGCTAAGAAGACCATAAGAATGTATAAAATCATGTTCTGCAGTTTTGTTATGATGTGCCAGTGACGCAAATGATGATGAACGTTGACCTTTTCTACTTGTTGAAACATTTCACTTGTATTTTTGAAAGTCCAAAAGGCTCACCCACACTAGGACCAGTTGCCCTGTACCGTGCacgatgccccccccccccccctccccattcccttGCTGGCCTAGCCTCAGCATGGTTTCCTCTTGCAATACGTCACTATGTCATAGTACAACACATGCATCACTTCACGGCATCATGACGCGTCCTTTGGTTCACAAGTAAGCGTGTCCTCAGGGTCAGCACAATGGAACACAACCCAGAGAACATGACtgcaactttactgactttgtggcttattttaagTTGTTTTGGTCTCATGAGTCCCTCTAACACTCCTGAATTTCTCGATTTTGCAATGCGGCTAACGATTACGCCCGTGCTTGTGCTTTAGCTCTTTCATGAGCAACCACACCAGGCTTTCAACCGTGCCACGCTACAAAGCACTCACAcgagtcaaacaaactggacttaaTTGTTCAAACGTGCTTGGGAACGGTACAGATTCCATGTTGCATGTTTTGAACAAACATCACTAGCACAGTTTCTAGCGTAGACATTACAACAAGTTACGAATAGTTTTACTAAGATACAATTAATCTGTGCTAATCAGCTGATTATGGACCGTGCCACACTGTGAGAAAAAGTGGATGAAGTGGTGCTGTGCGCctcaagctaatgttagctgctGGCTGGCTGAAGTTGTGTTCTAGTGTTGTGTTTTGCATAGTTACATTTAATGaatctgattttttattttaatctggCTGTAAAGATGAACTGATCTAAAACAGTAAACAATCTTGATTTTAAAGTGCAAAAATCATATTTCTCCCTCTGACTAACCGTAAAAGTCAGACGTGGCTGTGTGATAATGACTTTAGTCCATATACATGATgctaaaatacttcatacaGGAGGCCTAGTCTTCTGTCTCATGtttcataaagtaaaaaaaacagggagatTCCATAATCAAGTGGCATGCGATTTAATCAAAATGTACTGAATCAAATAATAAACGGAGTGAATTATTCCATATTTTAATGAATCATAGCCTTTGAATCAGATAGCCTATGAAAAGAGAGATGCACACCCCTATTAAAAAAACCTAGATTAGCTGTAGCTGCTTTTACTCACAGCTGAGGCATTTTGTAAATCTGTTAAACATAGAGCCCATAGCGCCCCAAATCAATATACCCTGGCTTAAATGCTGCTTATGAATCGatctttgtagtttttattctATTGTCTTTAACTTGGCAGCTCAATACACATACAAATGAACGCTGAGTTTTTTTAGTCTTTCTCGATGCATACAAAGTAAAACATGGAACCTCTCCTGAGGCTCTTTGGGGAAATAGAATGGGCCTTCTCTTCTCAAACTCAAAGCTGGACTCTTCAGTATGTGCTCTATTCCTAGCCTGGACATTGAGGATAACATTAACACTCATTAACACACAAACCCTGGAGCACTTCCTGCTCTCGTGTTCGACACATGAACCCTTTCCACTGGCCAACTTTGGTCCAGCTGGGTGTGTTTTGCATATAGATCACTGCCTGAGATGCATGAGGCAACACGTGGAGGAGTAGGAGGCTAATCCTGTTAGCAACTGAGGTCAAGGACATGTTGGGGGGAAGCCAGCTTGA
The Labrus mixtus chromosome 12, fLabMix1.1, whole genome shotgun sequence genome window above contains:
- the snx9b gene encoding sorting nexin-9b isoform X2, whose translation is MAVKAQVLYDFIAEPGNNELTVKEGETVTITNQGIGGGWIEAQNSRGELGLVPEDYIEFPSFPAAAAAAAAAPTAPTPSLGNVGAPDLSIFDAYAPPSAPAQNQVDARGLSPQPETPDTPVSPYLSSPDEASNGNDPWSVWNADPSAGANNNNWASNPEGTQTGKGAADPWSSVPQGHPQAYQGPGAEDDEWDDEWDDVKSTGGYAESESGDGGAMQRGGAHASTMKISLNKFPGFSKSGPELYLLCKQLAKSKEKLPIYIGEVGPVWSYPEGQLDCVVADPKKGSKMYGLKSYIEYQITPNTTNRPVNHRYKHFDWLYERLLDKFGSAIPIPSLPDKQVTGRFEEEFIKMRMERLQGWMTRMCRHPIVSSSEVFQTFLTYKDEKDWKTGKRKAEKDETVGVMIFCTIEPEGQDLDPVEVEQKCEQFSRFTKAMDDGVKEILTVGNEHWKRCTGPLPKEYQRIGKAFQNLSSVFTSSGYQGESTLTDAMTAAGKTYEEIAQMVAEQPKKDLHFLMETNNEYKGLLGCFPDTIGVHKAAIDKVKEGDKLVATSKITAQEKVTMAKRVSTMSYTLQAEMNHFHSNRIYDYNRVMQLYLEEQVKFYETIAEKLRQAHGQFTTM
- the snx9b gene encoding sorting nexin-9b isoform X1; amino-acid sequence: MAVKAQVLYDFIAEPGNNELTVKEGETVTITNQGIGGGWIEAQNSRGELGLVPEDYIEFPSFPAAAAAAAAAPTAPTPSLGNVGAPDLSIFDAYAPPSAPAQNQVDARGLSPQPETPDTPVSPYLSSPDEASNGNDPWSVWNADPSAGANNNNWASNPEGTQTGKGAADPWSSVPQGHPQAYQGPGAEDDEWDDEWDDVKSTGGYAESESGDGGAMQRGGAHASTMKISLNNRFPGFSKSGPELYLLCKQLAKSKEKLPIYIGEVGPVWSYPEGQLDCVVADPKKGSKMYGLKSYIEYQITPNTTNRPVNHRYKHFDWLYERLLDKFGSAIPIPSLPDKQVTGRFEEEFIKMRMERLQGWMTRMCRHPIVSSSEVFQTFLTYKDEKDWKTGKRKAEKDETVGVMIFCTIEPEGQDLDPVEVEQKCEQFSRFTKAMDDGVKEILTVGNEHWKRCTGPLPKEYQRIGKAFQNLSSVFTSSGYQGESTLTDAMTAAGKTYEEIAQMVAEQPKKDLHFLMETNNEYKGLLGCFPDTIGVHKAAIDKVKEGDKLVATSKITAQEKVTMAKRVSTMSYTLQAEMNHFHSNRIYDYNRVMQLYLEEQVKFYETIAEKLRQAHGQFTTM
- the snx9b gene encoding sorting nexin-9b isoform X3, which encodes MAVKAQVLYDFIAEPGNNELTVKEGETVTITNQGIGGGWIEAQNSRGELGLVPEDYIEFPSFPAAAAAAAAAPTAPTPSLGNVGAPDLSIFDAYAPPSAPAQNQASNGNDPWSVWNADPSAGANNNNWASNPEGTQTGKGAADPWSSVPQGHPQAYQGPGAEDDEWDDEWDDVKSTGGYAESESGDGGAMQRGGAHASTMKISLNNRFPGFSKSGPELYLLCKQLAKSKEKLPIYIGEVGPVWSYPEGQLDCVVADPKKGSKMYGLKSYIEYQITPNTTNRPVNHRYKHFDWLYERLLDKFGSAIPIPSLPDKQVTGRFEEEFIKMRMERLQGWMTRMCRHPIVSSSEVFQTFLTYKDEKDWKTGKRKAEKDETVGVMIFCTIEPEGQDLDPVEVEQKCEQFSRFTKAMDDGVKEILTVGNEHWKRCTGPLPKEYQRIGKAFQNLSSVFTSSGYQGESTLTDAMTAAGKTYEEIAQMVAEQPKKDLHFLMETNNEYKGLLGCFPDTIGVHKAAIDKVKEGDKLVATSKITAQEKVTMAKRVSTMSYTLQAEMNHFHSNRIYDYNRVMQLYLEEQVKFYETIAEKLRQAHGQFTTM
- the snx9b gene encoding sorting nexin-9b isoform X4 yields the protein MAVKAQVLYDFIAEPGNNELTVKEGETVTITNQGIGGGWIEAQNSRGELGLVPEDYIEFPSFPAAAAAAAAAPTAPTPSLGNVGAPDLSIFDAYAPPSAPAQNQASNGNDPWSVWNADPSAGANNNNWASNPEGTQTGKGAADPWSSVPQGHPQAYQGPGAEDDEWDDEWDDVKSTGGYAESESGDGGAMQRGGAHASTMKISLNKFPGFSKSGPELYLLCKQLAKSKEKLPIYIGEVGPVWSYPEGQLDCVVADPKKGSKMYGLKSYIEYQITPNTTNRPVNHRYKHFDWLYERLLDKFGSAIPIPSLPDKQVTGRFEEEFIKMRMERLQGWMTRMCRHPIVSSSEVFQTFLTYKDEKDWKTGKRKAEKDETVGVMIFCTIEPEGQDLDPVEVEQKCEQFSRFTKAMDDGVKEILTVGNEHWKRCTGPLPKEYQRIGKAFQNLSSVFTSSGYQGESTLTDAMTAAGKTYEEIAQMVAEQPKKDLHFLMETNNEYKGLLGCFPDTIGVHKAAIDKVKEGDKLVATSKITAQEKVTMAKRVSTMSYTLQAEMNHFHSNRIYDYNRVMQLYLEEQVKFYETIAEKLRQAHGQFTTM
- the si:ch211-203k16.3 gene encoding techylectin-5B gives rise to the protein MSLLSQGGPPRWGLCSALCFLIVLLPEAKADFQNTTTQRNGGGAQCGEYTNQVMDDGMCRLVATLPQLNEQKCPDMFRCSDEVSYWLNENEERKQQIVTLKETISELQEELRNHRHRIKVLELQSEERNHLNISLEQRFHELEIHYVEATTLLHLQGTLILDLQSELQNLTLMVDRVKRSPGCMVNIVRPNSLMNTQEASHPELHHVRNCPIDCASIYYNGVRRSGLYTVVPSLAGMPVEVYCDMDTEGGGWTVIQRRLDGSVSFDRSWRDYRDGFGDLQSEFWLGNDHIHELSTQGEYTLRIDLEDWSNKHKHAVYQSFSVEDEEHQYRLHVTGFSGTAQDSFSWYHDKQGFSTPDSGNICAEISHGGWWYNQCFYANLNGVYYRGGHYTPRSRGPLGPDGIVWYSWKDSDYYSLRKVSMMIRPRSFRSRLSP